Proteins encoded together in one Pseudomonadota bacterium window:
- a CDS encoding glucose-6-phosphate isomerase — MNKITLDITNVLSKTIGKEGLDTQAITGILSKLEVYNKTLWDAPYPFMELPSKRFQFKEMKRLADNIKTKNIKNLVLLGIGGSSLGTETIFNALLHPFHNLSEGLRNGKPRYFILDNIDPHKINRIIDMIKKEKENTLLIVISKSGETPETTSQFMIFEEILSKKPNFRDRVVIITDKKKGILKEIVDREEYPVLNVPEGVGGRFSVLTPVGLFPSIAMGINIDEIADGANSMAIHVKKAVPQKNMAIMIASILYLMDKKGKGIHVIMPYCERLSGFADWFRQLEGESLGKNNLGATPLKSIGVTDQHSQLQLYIDGPKNKCIMFLYSANEKRVIPKSFPYIEALDYLAGKDLKDLFHAEFLGTSLSLTEVKTPNFSLLLNEINGYNLGALFFLYEMVITFLGYLYSINPFDQPGVELGKIYTKAIMGKKGFETKRIAAEARLSTQKTVITF; from the coding sequence CAAACGTTCTATCGAAGACCATAGGGAAAGAAGGGCTTGACACGCAAGCAATTACAGGTATTTTATCAAAGCTTGAAGTGTATAATAAAACACTCTGGGATGCACCCTACCCTTTCATGGAATTGCCCTCAAAGAGATTTCAATTTAAAGAAATGAAAAGGCTTGCAGATAATATCAAAACAAAAAATATAAAAAATCTTGTACTCCTTGGAATAGGAGGCTCATCACTTGGTACAGAAACTATATTTAATGCCCTGCTTCATCCGTTCCATAATCTTAGTGAAGGTTTAAGGAACGGTAAACCGCGTTATTTTATTCTCGATAATATTGACCCTCATAAAATTAATAGAATAATAGACATGATTAAAAAAGAAAAAGAGAATACACTCTTAATAGTAATAAGCAAATCCGGAGAAACACCTGAAACAACCTCTCAATTTATGATATTTGAAGAAATACTGAGTAAGAAACCAAATTTCAGGGATAGAGTTGTAATCATAACAGACAAAAAGAAAGGTATTTTGAAAGAAATAGTAGACAGGGAAGAATATCCGGTCTTGAATGTACCGGAAGGTGTTGGGGGAAGGTTTTCTGTGCTTACCCCGGTTGGTCTTTTCCCATCGATTGCTATGGGTATAAATATAGACGAAATAGCAGATGGAGCTAATAGTATGGCAATTCATGTGAAAAAGGCAGTACCCCAAAAGAACATGGCTATTATGATTGCAAGCATTCTCTATCTCATGGACAAAAAGGGGAAAGGTATTCACGTTATTATGCCTTACTGTGAAAGGCTTTCTGGATTTGCTGATTGGTTCAGACAACTTGAAGGAGAAAGTCTCGGTAAAAATAATCTTGGGGCAACACCGTTAAAGTCAATTGGTGTAACCGATCAACATTCTCAGTTGCAATTATACATTGATGGTCCGAAGAATAAATGTATCATGTTTTTATATTCTGCCAATGAAAAAAGGGTCATTCCAAAAAGTTTCCCCTATATTGAAGCGTTAGACTACCTTGCAGGAAAGGATTTGAAAGACCTGTTTCATGCAGAATTCTTAGGAACAAGCCTTTCACTTACCGAGGTTAAAACACCAAATTTTTCACTATTACTTAATGAAATTAACGGCTATAACCTTGGTGCTTTATTCTTCTTATATGAGATGGTCATTACATTTCTTGGCTACCTCTATAGTATAAATCCTTTTGATCAGCCTGGCGTGGAGCTTGGCAAAATATATACAAAAGCTATCATGGGGAAAAAGGGTTTTGAAACAAAGCGTATCGCTGCTGAAGCAAGGTTATCAACCCAAAAGACCGTTATAACCTTTTAA